A genomic segment from Gavia stellata isolate bGavSte3 chromosome 6, bGavSte3.hap2, whole genome shotgun sequence encodes:
- the LOC132317189 gene encoding maestro heat-like repeat-containing protein family member 2B: MRGRPCKRFGSLVGLLATLTSDCLATSRQRAWVCLGYLLQMQARTMEVVPQADEIRCLGEELNSPDAVQTCAKIAKAVCKCIPPAQATDFLTAVLPSLLHVTPMCVKPLWKWVFIFLVECRKEIVQEVPKILKTLCTYMRQSTHRPFLLWAVFLLAHFHLEPVISSLLRKGLPMDSDMVELWRSLGRSTIGIQVLRCLVEKLNRARNNCLGTNSSACEWHNHETALETLMITRAISEVVLALRSTEELRQLLPHLLPSLLRWASETLGEERLLSPLGEGGRQLFLKGQVLEEKPCRVFLMALELVLGKCMAEKWMRLLMNRAAWALLEDPLTHSDGVRLLTSVLVHAGLLSPCLKQTLFPWLDSCSVKLRVTATAFFAELSWDCSTTRTRE; encoded by the exons ATG agaggacgTCCTTGCAAGCGGTTCGGCTCCCTGGTGGGATTGCTGGCGACTCTGACCAGCGACTGCCTGGCCACGTCCCGCCAGAGGGCATGGGTCTGCCTTGGCTACCTTCTCCAAATGCAAG CCaggaccatggaggtggtgcctcaggcagatgagatcaggtgccttggtgaggagctgaacagcccagacgCCGTGCAGACCTGcgccaaaatagcaaag gctgtttgcaagtgCATCCCTCCAGCGCAGGCTACGGACTTTCTGACTGCGGTCCTGCCCAGCTTGCTGCACGTCACACCCATGTGTGTGAAGCCACTATGGAAGTGGGTGTTcatcttcctggtggaatgcaggaaggaaatagtccaggag gtgccaaaaatcctgaagaccctttgcacctacatgcggcagagcacccacaggcccttcctGCTCTGGGCCGTGTTTCTCCTCGCCCACTTTCACCTGGAGCCCGTCATCAGCAGTCTCCTCCGGAAAGGTCTGCCCATGGACAG TGACATggtggagctgtggaggagcctggggagaagcaccATTGGGATTCAGGTCCTGAGGTGCTTAGTGGAGAAACTAAACAGAGCACGAAACAACTGCCTGGGGACCAACTCCTCCGCTTGTGAGTGGCACAACCATGAGACTGCTCTGGAGACTTTGATG ATCACCCGTGCCATCTCCGAAGTGGTGCTTGCCCTGAGGAGCACGGaggagctcaggcagctgcttccccacctccttcccagcctcctgaggTGGGCCAGCGAAACCCTGGGCGAGGAGCGGCTGCTTTCCCCCCTGGGAGAAGGTGGAAGACAACTGTTCCTCAAGGGCCAGGTGCTTGAGGAGAAGCCGTGCAG gGTTTTCCTTATGGCTTTAGAGTTGGTGCTAGGCAAATGCATGGCAGAGAAGTGGATGCGGCTGCTCATGAATCGGGCAGCGTGGGCTCTCCTTGAAGACCCCCTGACCCATTCTGATGGGGTGCGTCTCCTGACCAG CGTCCTGGTCCATGCTGGGCTTCTGTCACCCTGTCTGAAGCAGACCCTCTTCCCATGGCTGGATTCCTGCTCAGTTAAGCTGCGGGTGACAGCTACAGCCTTCTTTGCTGAG CTCTCTTGGGACTGCAGCACAACAAGGACCCGCGAGTGA